One Vicinamibacterales bacterium genomic region harbors:
- a CDS encoding type I polyketide synthase, with translation MSDSRLGQDAASRAAAIRDWLVAAVASRVGIDGRRIDLTERFSRYGIDSMKAAGITAELSAFLEQPLPRTLLWDHPSIAAVARHLTASADGGSTVAVAPSGISGEPIAIVGLACRFPGAPDTDAFWRLLLDGTDAISEVPADRWNIGEMFSADPAVPGKMSTRWGGFLSDVDRFDPQFFGISPREAEHMDPQQRIVLELAWRALEDAGIRPASLKDSSTGVYIGAMWSDYARLIAGTPSAITQHTATGQDTSIIAARVSYTFGLQGPSVAINTACSSSLVAVHTACQALRTGEATLALAGGVNLVLAPDSTVAMSKFGGMAPDGRSKAFDARANGYVRSEGAGIVVLKPLSRALKDGDPIYCLIRGEGVNNDGFSNGLTAPNPQAQEQMLRIACARAGVQPADVDYVETHGTGTLLGDPIEAGALGRVLGAGRPDDRPLRVGSLKSNIGHLEAAAGIAGLIKLALSLRRGVIPGNLHFETPNPHIDFSALRLAVQAQTSPLPVRERAVIAGVSSFGFGGTNCHVVLEQWRGADSVVVPLSADSPERLREAAATFAAAAQAEGDAADPIAWSRTAWEQLSGGPHRGAVLVRAPRDLAPQLSLLASGQTAPGVSPASAVPAGRRVWVCSPHGGQWTGMGRELLHAEPAFRAAIERCEPLIQREGGWSILDEILAGEKTSRLGDVAVAQAAIFAIQVGIADVLRSWGLQPDVVIGHSMGEVAAAHIAGVLSLEDAVKVICHRSRLLAKTAGKGALAVVGLSAEATRTALEGRGDQLWVVAFNSPKSTLVSGEPETLGALLADLERDGVFCRRVRVDVAAHSPHMDPLLAELAEVTASVTPSRGRAAMVSTVTGGVLEGTAFDASYWVRNLRQSVLFSQAVDAILAEGPATFVEIGPHPVLAPAIEQALAASAAGGRVIETMRRAEPERDALLDAAARLYVAGHAPRWDAFTPAADTVALPEGVAANGTCRTEDAAALPFLLSAHTPRTLADRARATASALRGNPALMLRDVCYTAAARRAAQPQRLAAVARSTGELADLLERFAGGEIAPGVSVGEREVAGPGRTAFVFPGQGAQWLGMGRRLMKEEPAFLASLQRCDAAVRAAAGWSVIDELNASPGASRLDRIDVIQPVLFSVQVALADLWRAWGVTPDAVVGHSMGEVAAAHAAGALSLEDAARLICCRSALMRTTSGRGAMAAVELSLSEAALAIRGLEDRVSVAVSNAPRATVLSGDPETIDLLMARLTAEGVFCKRVKVDVASHSPQMDVLLGDLRRGIDGIAPRAASVPFYSTVAGTLTDGAELGVDYWTRNLREPVLFATAVARLCADGFDTFVEMSPHPLLVPAVQESLRAEKRAGVAVGSFVRDDADERASMLASLGALFAHGHDLEWQHVFADRGRVVPIGPYCFEKQRCWLDAEHLERRAPAEQADGYLFETEWIEQPLPDVRAGRQHTWLVLANPGSACAAAAQRLESSGHRVNIVPAPRRLHAVDRLPTDDEEMRALEDLLLPELSDCDAVVYGWGFDAPDAPAAVDALADAMDAATLNAVRLVQILDRVGVSPRLYLVTSGAQPAGGAQVTAPSRTGLWGLGSAIAVEHPEMRCTRIDLDDAAAPAALAAELAAAPDEDQVAFRRDRRFVARLKKGIDALAAGDNINALAALAKSNPAAVRAALGSLEGLDDLVAALGRERTLPDFSAGTCLVTGGLTGLGLVTAEWIVGHGGRSVALLGRRAPSAAALTAIERMRQAGATVAVLQADASRADDLSRALAEIRATMRPIRGVIHAAGVLDDAVLARMTPEQYRNVLAPKVRGGWLLHQLTKDDDVDYFVLYSSVLAYLGAAGQANHAIANAFLDGLAHYRRGRGLAAVSVNWGVWSSVGSAAAAGRGDRLGAMGLSAITPAEGCEALERILASGAVQGSVMRFSADAWRQNLSGAARSTFLANFVKADGEAAADRPAAGEPALLEVLTAAPPAERRGIVERFVAARAARVLRLGADQIDVDKPLRAMGLDSLLAVEFRNRLEADTGLSIPTTLIWNYPTVAKLAPQVAERLGIALDGVAAAGTAPTDELDELLGALESMSDEDARSASLLDDAARRALLGGTRVADV, from the coding sequence ATGAGCGACTCTCGACTCGGGCAGGACGCCGCGTCGCGCGCCGCCGCGATTCGCGACTGGCTGGTCGCCGCGGTCGCGTCGCGCGTCGGCATCGACGGCCGCCGGATCGATCTGACCGAGCGGTTCAGCCGCTACGGCATCGATTCGATGAAGGCGGCGGGCATCACCGCGGAGCTGTCGGCGTTTCTGGAACAGCCGCTGCCGCGCACGCTGCTCTGGGACCATCCCTCGATCGCCGCGGTGGCGCGCCATCTGACGGCGTCCGCGGACGGCGGTTCCACCGTGGCCGTTGCCCCATCCGGGATCAGCGGCGAACCCATCGCCATCGTCGGCCTGGCCTGCCGCTTCCCCGGCGCACCCGATACCGACGCGTTCTGGCGCCTGCTGCTCGACGGCACCGATGCGATCTCGGAAGTGCCCGCGGACCGGTGGAACATCGGCGAGATGTTCAGCGCCGATCCGGCGGTGCCGGGCAAGATGAGCACCCGCTGGGGCGGGTTCCTCTCGGACGTCGACCGGTTCGACCCGCAGTTCTTCGGCATCTCGCCGCGTGAAGCCGAGCACATGGATCCGCAGCAGCGGATCGTGCTCGAGCTCGCCTGGCGCGCCCTCGAGGACGCGGGCATCCGCCCGGCGTCGCTCAAGGATTCCTCGACCGGCGTCTACATCGGCGCGATGTGGAGCGACTACGCGCGGCTCATCGCCGGGACGCCGTCGGCAATCACGCAGCACACCGCGACCGGGCAGGACACGAGCATCATCGCGGCGCGGGTCTCGTACACCTTCGGTCTGCAGGGCCCGAGCGTCGCGATCAACACCGCGTGCTCGTCGTCGCTGGTGGCGGTCCACACCGCCTGCCAGGCGCTGCGCACCGGCGAGGCGACGCTGGCGCTCGCCGGCGGCGTGAACCTGGTGCTGGCCCCCGACAGCACGGTGGCGATGTCGAAGTTCGGCGGCATGGCGCCGGACGGCCGCTCGAAGGCGTTCGACGCCCGGGCCAACGGCTACGTCCGTTCGGAGGGCGCCGGGATCGTCGTGTTGAAGCCGCTCTCGCGCGCGCTGAAGGACGGCGATCCGATCTACTGCCTGATCCGCGGCGAAGGGGTGAACAACGACGGTTTCAGCAACGGTCTGACGGCGCCCAATCCGCAGGCGCAGGAGCAGATGCTGCGCATCGCCTGCGCGCGCGCCGGCGTGCAGCCGGCCGACGTCGATTACGTCGAGACGCACGGCACCGGCACGCTGCTCGGCGATCCGATCGAAGCGGGGGCGCTCGGCCGCGTGCTCGGCGCCGGCCGCCCCGACGATCGTCCGCTCCGGGTCGGCTCGCTCAAGAGCAACATCGGCCATCTCGAGGCGGCCGCGGGGATCGCCGGCCTGATCAAGCTGGCGCTGTCGCTGCGCCGCGGCGTGATTCCCGGCAACCTGCACTTCGAGACGCCGAATCCGCACATCGATTTCTCCGCTCTGCGCCTGGCGGTGCAGGCGCAGACGTCGCCGCTGCCGGTCCGCGAGCGCGCCGTCATCGCGGGGGTCAGTTCGTTCGGCTTCGGCGGCACGAACTGCCATGTCGTCCTCGAGCAGTGGCGCGGCGCCGACAGCGTCGTGGTGCCCTTGTCCGCGGATTCGCCCGAGCGGCTGCGCGAGGCGGCGGCCACGTTTGCCGCGGCGGCGCAGGCGGAAGGTGACGCCGCCGATCCGATCGCATGGAGCCGCACCGCGTGGGAACAGTTGAGCGGCGGGCCGCACCGCGGCGCGGTGCTCGTGCGCGCGCCCCGCGATCTCGCACCGCAGCTCTCGCTGCTGGCCTCCGGCCAGACGGCCCCCGGCGTCTCGCCGGCGAGCGCCGTTCCGGCGGGCCGCCGCGTGTGGGTCTGCTCCCCGCACGGCGGACAGTGGACCGGGATGGGGCGCGAACTGCTGCACGCCGAGCCGGCGTTCCGCGCCGCGATCGAGCGGTGCGAGCCGTTGATTCAGCGCGAGGGCGGCTGGTCGATCCTGGACGAGATCCTCGCCGGCGAGAAGACGTCGCGCCTCGGCGACGTCGCCGTCGCGCAGGCGGCCATCTTCGCGATCCAGGTCGGCATCGCGGACGTGCTGCGCTCGTGGGGGCTCCAGCCCGACGTCGTCATCGGCCACAGCATGGGCGAGGTTGCCGCCGCGCACATCGCCGGCGTGCTCTCGCTCGAGGACGCGGTCAAGGTCATCTGCCACCGCAGCCGGCTGCTCGCGAAGACAGCGGGGAAGGGCGCGCTTGCCGTCGTCGGACTCTCCGCCGAGGCGACACGGACCGCGCTCGAAGGGCGCGGCGATCAGCTCTGGGTGGTCGCGTTCAACAGTCCGAAATCGACGCTCGTGTCGGGCGAACCGGAGACGCTCGGCGCGCTGCTCGCCGATCTCGAGCGGGACGGCGTGTTCTGCCGCCGGGTCCGCGTCGACGTCGCGGCGCACAGCCCGCACATGGATCCGCTCCTCGCGGAGCTCGCCGAGGTGACGGCGTCGGTGACTCCGTCGCGCGGCCGCGCCGCCATGGTGTCGACGGTCACCGGCGGCGTGCTCGAAGGAACCGCCTTCGACGCGAGCTACTGGGTCCGCAACCTGCGGCAGTCCGTGCTGTTCTCTCAGGCCGTCGACGCCATTCTGGCGGAGGGGCCTGCCACGTTCGTCGAGATCGGTCCGCATCCGGTGCTGGCGCCGGCGATCGAGCAGGCGCTCGCGGCCTCGGCGGCGGGCGGACGCGTGATCGAAACCATGCGCCGTGCCGAGCCCGAGCGTGACGCGCTGCTCGATGCGGCGGCGCGTCTCTACGTCGCCGGCCACGCGCCGCGCTGGGACGCGTTCACGCCGGCGGCCGACACCGTCGCGCTTCCCGAAGGGGTCGCCGCCAACGGCACCTGCCGCACGGAGGACGCCGCGGCGCTGCCGTTCCTGCTCTCGGCGCACACGCCGCGGACGCTCGCCGATCGCGCGCGCGCGACCGCCTCCGCGCTGCGGGGGAATCCCGCGCTGATGCTGCGCGACGTCTGTTACACCGCGGCCGCTCGCCGCGCGGCGCAGCCGCAGCGGCTCGCCGCGGTCGCCCGCAGTACCGGGGAGCTCGCCGATCTGCTCGAGCGGTTCGCCGGCGGGGAGATCGCGCCCGGCGTATCGGTCGGCGAGCGCGAGGTCGCCGGGCCCGGCCGCACGGCCTTCGTGTTCCCCGGCCAGGGCGCGCAGTGGCTCGGCATGGGCCGCCGGCTGATGAAGGAGGAACCGGCGTTCCTCGCGTCGCTGCAGCGCTGCGACGCGGCCGTCCGCGCCGCCGCCGGCTGGTCGGTGATCGACGAGCTGAACGCGTCCCCCGGGGCGTCGCGTCTCGATCGCATCGACGTGATCCAGCCGGTGCTGTTCTCGGTGCAGGTCGCGCTCGCCGACCTGTGGCGCGCGTGGGGCGTCACGCCCGACGCGGTCGTCGGCCACAGCATGGGAGAGGTCGCGGCGGCGCATGCCGCCGGGGCGCTCTCGCTCGAGGATGCGGCGCGGTTGATCTGCTGCCGCAGCGCGCTGATGCGCACGACCAGCGGCCGCGGCGCCATGGCGGCGGTGGAGCTGTCGTTGAGCGAGGCGGCGCTGGCGATCCGCGGCCTCGAGGATCGGGTATCCGTCGCGGTCAGCAACGCGCCGCGCGCGACCGTCCTCTCGGGCGATCCCGAAACCATCGATCTGCTGATGGCGCGGCTCACCGCGGAAGGGGTGTTCTGCAAGCGCGTCAAGGTCGACGTCGCCTCGCACAGCCCCCAGATGGACGTCCTCCTCGGCGATCTCCGCCGGGGCATCGACGGCATCGCGCCGCGCGCCGCGTCCGTCCCGTTCTATTCGACGGTCGCCGGCACGCTCACGGACGGCGCCGAGCTCGGCGTCGACTACTGGACGCGCAACCTGCGCGAGCCGGTGCTGTTCGCGACGGCGGTGGCACGGTTGTGCGCCGACGGGTTCGACACGTTCGTCGAAATGAGCCCGCATCCGCTGCTCGTTCCCGCCGTCCAGGAATCCCTGCGCGCCGAGAAGCGTGCCGGCGTCGCGGTCGGATCGTTCGTTCGTGACGACGCCGACGAGCGCGCCAGCATGCTGGCGTCGCTCGGCGCGCTGTTCGCCCACGGCCACGATCTCGAGTGGCAGCACGTGTTCGCGGATCGCGGCCGGGTCGTGCCGATCGGCCCCTACTGTTTCGAGAAGCAGCGCTGCTGGCTCGACGCGGAGCACCTCGAGCGCCGGGCGCCGGCGGAGCAGGCCGACGGCTATCTGTTCGAGACCGAATGGATCGAGCAGCCGCTGCCGGACGTCCGCGCCGGCCGCCAGCACACCTGGCTGGTCCTCGCGAATCCCGGCTCCGCATGCGCCGCCGCGGCGCAGCGGCTCGAGTCCAGCGGCCACCGCGTCAACATCGTCCCCGCGCCGCGGCGCCTGCATGCCGTCGATCGGCTGCCGACCGATGACGAAGAGATGCGCGCGCTCGAGGATCTGCTGCTGCCGGAGCTGAGCGACTGCGACGCCGTCGTCTACGGCTGGGGATTCGACGCGCCTGACGCGCCCGCGGCGGTGGACGCGCTCGCCGACGCGATGGACGCGGCCACGCTGAACGCGGTGCGGCTGGTTCAGATTCTCGATCGTGTCGGCGTCTCGCCGCGCCTGTATCTCGTGACCTCGGGCGCGCAGCCCGCCGGCGGCGCGCAGGTGACGGCTCCTTCGCGCACCGGCCTCTGGGGCCTGGGATCCGCGATCGCCGTCGAGCACCCGGAGATGCGCTGCACGCGCATCGATCTCGATGACGCCGCGGCGCCGGCGGCGCTGGCCGCCGAGCTGGCCGCGGCTCCCGACGAAGATCAGGTGGCGTTCCGCCGCGATCGCCGTTTCGTCGCGCGCCTGAAGAAGGGCATCGACGCGCTCGCCGCGGGGGACAACATCAATGCGCTCGCCGCGCTGGCGAAGAGCAACCCCGCCGCGGTCCGCGCCGCGCTCGGCTCGCTGGAAGGGCTCGACGATCTGGTCGCCGCGCTCGGCCGCGAGCGGACGCTGCCCGATTTCTCCGCCGGCACGTGTCTCGTCACCGGCGGACTCACCGGCCTCGGGCTGGTCACCGCGGAGTGGATCGTCGGACACGGCGGCCGCTCGGTGGCGCTGCTCGGGCGCCGCGCACCGTCCGCCGCGGCGCTGACCGCGATCGAGCGGATGCGCCAGGCCGGCGCCACGGTCGCGGTGCTGCAGGCCGATGCCTCCCGCGCCGACGATCTGTCGCGCGCGCTCGCCGAGATCCGCGCGACCATGCGGCCGATCCGCGGCGTCATCCACGCCGCCGGCGTGCTGGACGACGCGGTGCTCGCCCGGATGACGCCGGAGCAGTATCGCAACGTCCTCGCGCCGAAGGTGCGCGGCGGCTGGCTGCTCCATCAGCTCACCAAGGACGACGACGTCGACTACTTCGTGCTGTATTCCTCGGTGCTCGCCTACCTCGGCGCCGCCGGTCAGGCGAATCACGCGATCGCCAACGCCTTCCTCGACGGTCTCGCTCACTACCGGCGCGGACGCGGGCTGGCCGCGGTCAGCGTCAACTGGGGCGTGTGGTCGAGCGTCGGCAGCGCCGCCGCCGCCGGCAGAGGGGATCGCCTCGGCGCGATGGGCTTGAGCGCGATCACGCCGGCCGAAGGGTGCGAGGCGCTGGAACGCATTCTCGCGTCCGGCGCCGTGCAGGGATCGGTGATGCGCTTCTCCGCCGACGCGTGGCGGCAGAACCTGTCGGGCGCGGCGCGCTCGACGTTCCTCGCCAACTTCGTCAAGGCCGACGGCGAGGCGGCCGCGGATCGCCCGGCCGCCGGGGAACCGGCGCTGCTCGAGGTGTTGACCGCCGCACCCCCGGCGGAACGCCGCGGCATCGTCGAGCGCTTCGTCGCGGCCCGCGCCGCGCGCGTGCTCAGGCTCGGCGCCGACCAGATCGATGTCGACAAGCCGCTGCGCGCGATGGGGCTCGATTCGCTCCTCGCGGTCGAGTTCCGCAACCGCCTCGAAGCCGACACCGGCCTCAGCATTCCGACGACCCTGATCTGGAACTATCCGACGGTGGCCAAGCTCGCACCGCAGGTGGCGGAGCGGCTCGGCATCGCGCTCGATGGCGTCGCCGCCGCGGGAACCGCGCCCACCGATGAACTCGACGAGCTGCTCGGGGCGCTCGAGTCGATGTCGGACGAAGACGCCCGAAGCGCGTCGTTGCTGGACGATGCGGCGCGGCGCGCGCTCCTGGGCGGGACGCGGGTGGCGGATGTCTGA